A stretch of Mesorhizobium sp. M2A.F.Ca.ET.046.03.2.1 DNA encodes these proteins:
- a CDS encoding FxsA family protein produces MRISFIPLFLLLLPLLEIAGFVVVGREIGALATVGLVILSSVAGSLLLRHQGFGVMTRVRAEMDAGHDPSRQLVHGAMIVLAAILLIIPGFITDIFAILLLLPPVRDFAWRLLKSRIVMATSFSSGFSARRRETVIDLDDSDYSRDDYPNRPDHNSPWRRLKND; encoded by the coding sequence TTGCGCATTTCCTTCATCCCGCTGTTCCTGCTCCTGCTGCCGCTGCTGGAGATCGCCGGCTTCGTGGTCGTCGGCCGCGAGATCGGCGCCTTGGCGACGGTCGGGCTGGTCATCCTGTCCAGCGTCGCCGGCAGCCTGCTGCTCAGGCACCAGGGTTTCGGCGTCATGACGCGGGTGCGGGCCGAGATGGATGCCGGGCATGATCCCAGCCGGCAGCTCGTCCATGGCGCGATGATCGTGCTGGCGGCGATCCTTTTGATCATCCCTGGCTTCATCACCGATATCTTCGCCATTCTCCTGCTGCTGCCGCCGGTGCGCGACTTCGCCTGGCGCCTGCTCAAGAGCCGCATCGTCATGGCGACCAGCTTCTCGAGCGGCTTTTCGGCGCGCCGGCGCGAGACCGTCATCGATCTGGACGACAGCGACTATTCGCGCGACGATTATCCGAACCGTCCGGACCACAATTCGCCGTGGCGGCGGCTGAAAAACGATTAG
- the dnaQ gene encoding DNA polymerase III subunit epsilon, whose product MREIIFDTETTGLDLREDRIIELGGVELVNRFPTGRTFHKFINPQGRAIHAEAQAVHGISAADLVGKPTFAEIVDEWLAFTDGAKLIAHNATFDLGFLNLEYSRLDHPAIDPGRIIDTLALARRKHPMGPNSLDALCRRYGIDNTRRTKHGALLDSELLAEVYIELIGGKQAALVLETVSMQMNGAGEVADIDISIGARPIALPPRLNEADRAAHAGLVSTLGEKALWLKVAVG is encoded by the coding sequence ATGCGTGAGATCATCTTCGATACGGAAACCACCGGCCTCGATTTGCGCGAAGACCGCATCATCGAGCTCGGCGGCGTCGAGCTGGTCAACCGTTTCCCGACCGGCCGCACCTTCCACAAATTCATCAACCCGCAGGGCCGCGCCATCCACGCCGAGGCCCAGGCCGTGCACGGCATCAGCGCCGCTGACCTGGTCGGCAAGCCGACCTTCGCCGAAATCGTCGATGAGTGGCTGGCCTTCACCGACGGCGCCAAGCTGATCGCCCACAACGCCACCTTCGACCTCGGCTTCCTCAACCTCGAATACAGCCGGCTCGACCATCCGGCCATCGATCCCGGCCGCATCATCGACACCCTCGCTTTGGCGCGCCGCAAGCATCCGATGGGCCCGAACTCGCTCGATGCGCTCTGCCGCCGCTACGGCATCGACAACACGCGCCGCACCAAGCACGGCGCGCTGCTCGACTCCGAATTGCTGGCCGAGGTCTATATCGAGCTCATCGGCGGCAAGCAGGCGGCGCTGGTGCTGGAAACCGTGTCTATGCAGATGAACGGCGCCGGCGAGGTGGCCGATATCGACATCTCCATCGGCGCGCGGCCCATTGCCCTGCCGCCGCGCTTGAACGAAGCGGACCGCGCCGCGCATGCCGGGCTGGTTTCGACGCTCGGCGAAAAGGCGCTGTGGCTGAAAGTGGCGGTGGGCTGA
- a CDS encoding Smr/MutS family protein has product MSRRDDHLSDDDRILWNLVARSARPLKRKAAVEIPEIIEPKPTPAAASVNGVPPVAAKPKTPHVSHSLDDQTLHKLKKGRLPIEGRVDLHGMTQDEAYSLLLAFLHRAHAGGIRYVLIITGKGSSSGGDGILRRAVPAWLSTPAFRHLVSSHDHAARNHGGSGALYVRLRRTRP; this is encoded by the coding sequence GTGAGCCGCCGCGACGACCATCTCAGCGACGACGACCGCATCCTGTGGAACCTGGTGGCGCGTTCGGCCCGGCCGTTGAAACGCAAGGCCGCGGTCGAGATTCCCGAAATTATCGAGCCCAAGCCGACGCCGGCCGCCGCTTCCGTCAACGGTGTCCCGCCCGTCGCGGCAAAACCGAAGACGCCGCATGTCTCGCATTCGCTCGATGACCAGACGCTGCACAAGCTGAAAAAAGGCCGGCTGCCGATCGAAGGCCGCGTCGACCTGCACGGCATGACGCAGGACGAGGCCTATTCGCTGCTGCTCGCCTTCCTGCATCGGGCGCATGCCGGCGGCATCCGCTATGTTCTGATCATCACCGGCAAGGGGTCGTCCTCGGGCGGCGACGGCATCCTGCGCCGCGCCGTGCCGGCCTGGCTGTCGACCCCGGCCTTCCGCCATCTCGTCTCCAGCCACGATCACGCCGCCCGCAACCATGGCGGCTCGGGCGCGCTCTATGTGCGGCTGCGGCGGACGCGCCCATGA
- the secB gene encoding protein-export chaperone SecB: MASNDDAATGAANGNGTQNQPSLNVLAQYVKDLSFESPGAPNSLRGRDKAPGIAINVNVNANPLSDKQFDVNLTLNAKASFDQEVLFNVELVYGGVFAISGFPQEHMLPILFIECPRLLFPFARQIISDATRNGGFPPLMLDPIDFAQMFQQRIAEDQAASKVQVS, encoded by the coding sequence ATGGCCAGCAACGATGACGCGGCGACCGGCGCCGCCAACGGCAACGGCACCCAGAACCAGCCCTCGCTCAATGTGCTTGCCCAGTATGTGAAGGATCTTTCCTTCGAAAGCCCCGGCGCGCCGAACTCGCTGCGCGGCCGCGACAAGGCCCCAGGCATCGCCATCAACGTCAACGTCAACGCCAATCCGCTTTCGGACAAGCAGTTCGACGTCAACCTGACCTTGAACGCCAAGGCCTCCTTCGACCAGGAAGTGCTGTTCAATGTCGAGCTGGTCTATGGCGGCGTCTTCGCCATCTCGGGCTTCCCGCAGGAGCACATGCTGCCGATCCTGTTCATCGAATGCCCGCGGCTCCTGTTCCCCTTCGCCCGCCAGATCATCTCCGACGCCACCCGCAATGGCGGCTTTCCGCCGCTGATGCTCGACCCGATCGATTTCGCCCAGATGTTCCAGCAGCGCATCGCCGAGGACCAGGCCGCTAGCAAGGTCCAGGTGAGCTGA
- a CDS encoding murein transglycosylase A has translation MPLSPIFNEKSFDDLPGWGEDDHAAAFAAFRRSALHAPVKPYRTGSLGVDFNAFAEAYAEARAVSAPNRSEARSFFERHFVPMLVSAENGSGLVTGFYEPEVEASPVRTERFVVPLLSRPADLIDIDDGNRPAGMDPYLAFARRTDNAPVEYFDRGEIERGALLGQNLEIAWLAEKVDAFFIHVQGAARLKMTDGRLARVTYAAKSGQRFIGPGKILSELGEIPLEKVTMQSIRAWFEAHPSRVDEILWQNRSYIFFREAAVDDAALGPIAAAKVPLTPGRSVAVDRLLHTFGTPFYIDAPTLTAFDEKPFRRLMIAQDTGSAITGPARGDLFAGSGDAAGEIAGVVRNAADFYALVPRGLLNGATR, from the coding sequence GTGCCGCTCTCTCCCATATTCAACGAAAAATCTTTTGATGACCTGCCCGGCTGGGGCGAGGACGACCATGCTGCGGCTTTCGCGGCCTTTCGCCGCTCGGCCCTTCATGCACCCGTAAAACCCTATCGCACCGGCTCGCTCGGGGTCGATTTCAATGCCTTTGCCGAGGCCTATGCTGAGGCCCGCGCCGTTTCGGCGCCGAATCGGTCCGAGGCGCGGTCCTTCTTCGAGCGGCATTTCGTGCCGATGCTGGTGAGCGCCGAAAACGGCTCGGGCCTCGTCACCGGCTTCTACGAGCCGGAGGTCGAGGCGTCGCCGGTCAGGACGGAGCGGTTCGTAGTGCCACTGCTGTCCCGCCCCGCCGATCTGATCGACATCGACGACGGCAACCGGCCGGCCGGCATGGATCCTTATCTGGCCTTCGCCCGTCGGACGGATAATGCTCCGGTCGAATATTTCGACCGCGGCGAAATCGAGCGCGGTGCGCTCTTAGGCCAAAATCTCGAGATTGCCTGGCTCGCCGAAAAGGTCGATGCCTTCTTCATCCATGTGCAGGGCGCAGCTAGGCTGAAGATGACCGACGGCAGGCTCGCCCGCGTCACCTATGCCGCGAAATCAGGACAGCGCTTCATTGGCCCGGGCAAGATTCTGAGCGAGCTCGGCGAGATCCCGCTGGAAAAGGTGACGATGCAGTCGATCCGCGCCTGGTTCGAGGCGCATCCTAGCCGCGTCGACGAGATCCTCTGGCAGAACCGCTCCTACATCTTCTTCCGCGAGGCTGCAGTCGACGATGCCGCGCTTGGGCCGATCGCCGCCGCCAAGGTGCCGCTGACGCCGGGGCGCTCGGTCGCGGTCGATCGCCTGCTGCACACATTCGGCACGCCCTTCTATATCGACGCGCCGACGCTCACCGCCTTCGATGAAAAACCGTTCCGGCGGCTGATGATCGCGCAGGACACCGGCTCGGCCATCACCGGGCCGGCGCGCGGCGACCTCTTCGCCGGCTCGGGCGACGCCGCTGGCGAGATCGCCGGCGTGGTCCGCAATGCGGCCGATTTCTATGCGTTGGTTCCGCGTGGGCTTCTGAATGGAGCGACCCGGTGA
- a CDS encoding Tim44/TimA family putative adaptor protein, whose product MGFFDFGTIFFLIAAVVIFFQLRNVLGRRTGNERPPFDPYSASRTREADAAQKPENVVSLPRKRAPGESSAETYAAIDAFAKPDTDLNKGLRTIKDNDPSFEPKTFVDGAKMAYEMIVMAYADGDRKTLKNLLSREVYDGFVAAIGEREAKSEKIQSSFVGIDKADIVAAEMKGSEAHITLRVVSELISATRDKAGAVIDGDPETVAEVKDVWTFARDTRSRDPNWKLVATEEED is encoded by the coding sequence ATGGGTTTCTTCGACTTCGGCACGATTTTCTTTCTGATTGCGGCGGTTGTGATCTTTTTCCAGCTGCGCAACGTGCTCGGACGTCGCACCGGCAACGAGCGCCCGCCCTTCGATCCCTATTCGGCGAGCCGCACGCGCGAGGCCGATGCGGCGCAGAAGCCGGAAAATGTCGTGTCGCTGCCACGCAAGCGCGCACCGGGCGAATCCTCAGCCGAGACCTATGCCGCGATCGACGCCTTCGCCAAGCCGGACACCGATCTCAACAAAGGCCTGCGCACGATCAAGGACAACGATCCGTCCTTCGAACCCAAAACCTTCGTCGACGGCGCCAAGATGGCCTATGAGATGATCGTCATGGCCTATGCCGACGGCGACCGTAAGACGCTGAAGAATCTCCTGTCGCGCGAAGTCTATGACGGGTTCGTCGCCGCCATCGGCGAGCGCGAGGCGAAGTCAGAGAAGATCCAGTCCTCCTTCGTCGGCATCGACAAAGCCGACATCGTCGCCGCGGAGATGAAGGGCTCCGAAGCGCATATCACGCTGCGCGTCGTTTCCGAGCTGATCTCGGCGACCCGCGACAAGGCCGGCGCCGTCATCGACGGCGATCCGGAAACGGTGGCCGAGGTCAAGGATGTCTGGACCTTCGCCCGCGACACACGCTCGCGCGACCCGAACTGGAAGCTCGTCGCCACCGAAGAAGAAGATTGA